One Thermogemmatispora onikobensis DNA window includes the following coding sequences:
- a CDS encoding PLD nuclease N-terminal domain-containing protein gives MLLPLSSLMTHTQSTAPVGLLWPLLALDLILIAIALVDLIRRDPRTVRGKKIIWALIILFISTLGPICYFVLGRKEV, from the coding sequence ATGCTGTTACCGCTGTCAAGTCTGATGACCCATACGCAAAGTACGGCCCCCGTCGGCTTGCTATGGCCTCTCTTGGCTTTGGACCTCATTCTGATTGCGATCGCGCTAGTGGACCTGATCCGGCGAGATCCGCGCACCGTGCGTGGCAAGAAGATCATCTGGGCTCTGATCATCCTTTTCATCAGTACCCTCGGCCCTATCTGCTACTTTGTCCTGGGGCGTAAGGAGGTCTAA
- a CDS encoding ABC transporter ATP-binding protein, with the protein MAAPGEAIIRCEGLRKTYGSVEALKGLNLTVYPHSIFGLLGPNGAGKSTAIKLLTRQIRPTSGQAWVAGASITSAKADVRARIGYLSEQPALYTWMSGQEFLDFTGELFGLSARDRRRRRDELLELVGLTAAARRRIGSYSNGMRQRLGIAQALVNRPEVLFLDEPVSALDPIGRKEILELFQRLKGEATVFFSSHVLADVDRICDAVAVLNRGELLVQASIAELKERYAPPMISVELECATEDLQRLLAREPWVQHITVSGSRATILVRDLATAKRALPALLVNAGLPLLRYEVTQPTLEDVFLRLVGKVDNLSGTGEGA; encoded by the coding sequence ATGGCCGCTCCTGGCGAGGCGATCATCCGGTGTGAAGGTCTGCGCAAGACCTATGGATCGGTTGAAGCTCTCAAAGGGTTAAATTTGACGGTTTATCCTCACAGCATCTTTGGCCTCCTCGGCCCCAATGGCGCAGGTAAGAGCACTGCCATCAAGCTGCTCACGCGCCAGATCAGGCCCACCAGTGGTCAGGCCTGGGTGGCTGGAGCGTCAATCACTAGCGCGAAAGCTGATGTGCGAGCTCGCATCGGCTATCTCAGTGAGCAGCCTGCTCTCTACACGTGGATGAGTGGCCAGGAATTCCTGGATTTCACTGGCGAACTGTTTGGGTTGAGTGCTAGAGACCGACGGCGCCGACGTGACGAGCTGCTTGAGCTGGTCGGCCTGACCGCTGCTGCCAGGCGCAGAATTGGCAGCTACTCCAATGGGATGCGCCAGCGTCTGGGCATCGCTCAGGCGTTAGTGAATCGTCCGGAGGTCCTTTTTCTAGATGAACCTGTGTCTGCGCTGGACCCAATTGGTCGCAAGGAAATCCTGGAGCTTTTTCAACGCCTCAAAGGCGAAGCCACTGTCTTCTTCTCCTCGCACGTGCTGGCCGACGTCGATCGCATCTGCGACGCTGTGGCAGTCCTCAATCGCGGCGAGCTGCTCGTGCAGGCTTCGATCGCTGAACTGAAGGAGCGCTACGCTCCGCCGATGATCTCGGTTGAGCTGGAATGTGCGACTGAAGATCTCCAACGTCTGCTGGCCCGGGAACCCTGGGTCCAGCACATCACTGTCAGTGGAAGCAGAGCGACTATCTTGGTGAGAGACCTGGCAACCGCTAAACGTGCTTTGCCAGCCCTACTGGTCAATGCTGGTTTGCCGCTGCTGCGCTATGAGGTGACGCAGCCCACGCTTGAAGATGTGTTCCTTCGCCTTGTGGGGAAAGTAGACAATCTGTCAGGAACTGGGGAGGGAGCATGA
- a CDS encoding ABC transporter permease — MNLYAFWPMLKKEFREQSRTYRFVIAVIVFLLLGISAPIITWLTPDLLKNLGNGATIILPPQTATDALNTYLKNMVQLPALALILLAMGAIADERSRGTAVTILTKPVPRPIFVLAKFLAYEGTLIISLTLAAVGAYYYTGQLFRPLPVGPFLILNIALLAFLTLTLALTILCSALVRNSIAAGGMAFVGFLVLVVVPNLNASISRVLPSVLFRPERVAQLVAGTASLGETLWPLLVGLGLAGLLVVLTCLVYHSQEI; from the coding sequence ATGAACCTCTATGCCTTCTGGCCCATGCTCAAGAAGGAATTTCGTGAGCAAAGCCGTACCTACCGTTTCGTGATCGCTGTCATCGTTTTTCTCTTGCTTGGGATCTCTGCCCCGATTATCACCTGGCTGACCCCTGATCTCCTGAAGAACCTGGGGAACGGCGCCACGATTATTCTGCCACCGCAGACTGCCACTGACGCGCTCAACACTTATTTGAAGAATATGGTGCAACTGCCGGCCCTGGCTCTTATCCTACTGGCTATGGGGGCCATCGCTGATGAGCGCAGTCGAGGAACGGCAGTGACTATCTTGACGAAGCCTGTTCCGCGCCCTATCTTTGTGCTGGCAAAGTTCCTGGCCTATGAGGGAACGCTCATCATCAGTTTGACGCTCGCTGCCGTTGGGGCCTACTATTATACCGGTCAGCTCTTTCGCCCGCTTCCTGTCGGCCCCTTTCTGATACTGAACATCGCTCTTCTGGCTTTCTTGACACTTACCCTGGCCCTAACGATCCTGTGCAGCGCATTAGTGCGCAACAGCATTGCCGCTGGGGGAATGGCGTTCGTTGGCTTCCTTGTCCTCGTGGTAGTGCCCAATCTCAACGCCTCGATCAGCAGGGTTTTGCCATCGGTACTCTTCCGCCCCGAGCGTGTGGCCCAGTTGGTAGCTGGCACAGCGTCGTTGGGAGAGACGCTCTGGCCGCTGCTCGTCGGTCTGGGTCTGGCCGGCCTCCTTGTGGTGCTCACATGTCTGGTGTATCACTCCCAGGAGATCTAA